Genomic segment of Deltaproteobacteria bacterium:
GCAAGCCACAACCTTTCATATTCCCACTCTTCTGAAGATTTGGAAACACTTCTTCGTTCCTATGATGAGGTTATGGGGCTCCTCCGGAAGGCTCTGGACAATGGAAATTTGCCAGAGTTACTAATTGGGAATCCAATTGAGCCCATCTTCAAAGTTAGATGATTTATACCGTCTGGGGAGTCTGGTGATCCGGGCGGACGGCTCCTCTAAAATAGGGGGAGGGCATCTCCTGAGGTGCCTGGCCCTGGCCGAAAGGTGGAGAGACCGAGGTGGGCAGGTCCACTTGGTGACTGCGGAAGATAGCCGGGCTTTCTTCCCCAGGATCGGTAGTGAAGGAATTGCAATCCATACCCTCAACAAAGTCCACCCTCATGAGGAAGATCTCAAAAAGACCCTGGAAATCCTCCGTGTTCTGAAAGATAAGAACCAGAATCATCAAAATCTCTGGGTCGTTCTGGACGGCTATCATTTCGATTCGCCTTACCTTGAGGCGATACACGAGGCAGGATATTTTCTCTTAGTCCTGGACGACATGTGCCGACTCCCTTGGTATCCTTGCGATCTTGTCCTGAACCCCGGTCTCGAGGTGAATGGGGATGTCTATACTTGCTGCCCCGAGACCCGAGTGCTTTCCGGGGTCAGCTACCGTCTTTTAAGGCGAGAATTCCTTGATCGGCGAGGCTGGAAGATGCAAGTACCGGATGTGGCTAGAAACCTATTAGTCACATTGGGCGCGGCCGATTCCCACAACGTGACGCTCAAAGTGGTGGAGGTGCTTCTGGGACTGGAAGTGGATGGATTGAGGGTGAAGGTGGTTATAGGTGAAGCTAACCCCCATAGGGAGTCACTTGTGGTTGCACTCTCACGACGGGGAGTGTCGAATTTTGAACTTCTAGGAGGGGTCTCGGATATGGCTTCTCTCATGGCATGGGCCGATTTGGCCATCTCAGGGGCGGGAGGGACTTCTTGGGAGATGGCTTTTATGGGATTACCGAACCTTATGATCATTTTATCCGAGAATCAATGGCCTGTGGCAGAAGAACTCTCCCGCACAGGGTGTTCTGTTTTGCTGGGCCAATGGGA
This window contains:
- the pseG gene encoding UDP-2,4-diacetamido-2,4,6-trideoxy-beta-L-altropyranose hydrolase, with translation MIRADGSSKIGGGHLLRCLALAERWRDRGGQVHLVTAEDSRAFFPRIGSEGIAIHTLNKVHPHEEDLKKTLEILRVLKDKNQNHQNLWVVLDGYHFDSPYLEAIHEAGYFLLVLDDMCRLPWYPCDLVLNPGLEVNGDVYTCCPETRVLSGVSYRLLRREFLDRRGWKMQVPDVARNLLVTLGAADSHNVTLKVVEVLLGLEVDGLRVKVVIGEANPHRESLVVALSRRGVSNFELLGGVSDMASLMAWADLAISGAGGTSWEMAFMGLPNLMIILSENQWPVAEELSRTGCSVLLGQWEDLKAESMSGVIYDVLYDKKKRADMSRAGRALVDGMGADRIVDEMTAFFSLSERARL